A stretch of Aeromicrobium tamlense DNA encodes these proteins:
- a CDS encoding acyl-CoA dehydrogenase family protein, whose product MRLSLTPELTEFRLRLREFFTTEVPWHLREPVIEAAPLDRDVIVDTHRILHRAGLAVPGWPVEWGGRDWSPLQRHLWSEELHLAGVFPPLSPNVGLVGPVLAAFGSPELKRRFLPPTAALDLFWCQGFSEPEAGSDLASLRTTAVRDGDAWVVNGQKTWTSLAHWADWMFCLVRTDPDAPRRQAGISMLLIDLDSPGVTIRPIEMIDGETEVNEVFLEDVRVPANQLVGEVNRGWEYARFLLGNERVGVAQVGQTKLRLAQAKRYAREHGRWDDPAVRARFVTLESELLAVELTSLRVAAESADGRPEPASSVLKLRGTELQQRVAELVLDLAGADALLAAGTAPGVTRWARRAAAAHLNLRKVTIYGGSSEIQRGIVASGVLGL is encoded by the coding sequence GTGCGGCTGTCCCTCACCCCCGAGCTCACCGAGTTCCGCCTGCGCCTGCGTGAGTTCTTCACGACCGAGGTCCCGTGGCACCTGCGCGAGCCCGTGATCGAGGCGGCCCCGCTGGATCGCGACGTCATCGTCGACACCCACCGGATCCTGCACCGCGCCGGCCTCGCCGTGCCGGGCTGGCCCGTGGAGTGGGGCGGCCGGGACTGGTCGCCGCTGCAGCGCCACCTGTGGAGCGAGGAGCTGCATCTCGCGGGCGTCTTCCCGCCGCTGAGCCCGAACGTGGGACTCGTCGGCCCGGTGCTGGCCGCGTTCGGCAGCCCCGAGTTGAAGCGCCGCTTCCTGCCGCCGACCGCCGCGCTGGACCTGTTCTGGTGCCAGGGCTTCTCCGAGCCCGAGGCCGGGTCCGACCTGGCGTCGCTGCGCACCACCGCAGTGCGCGACGGCGACGCGTGGGTCGTCAACGGCCAGAAGACGTGGACGAGCCTGGCGCACTGGGCCGACTGGATGTTCTGCCTCGTGCGCACCGACCCGGACGCGCCGCGCCGCCAGGCCGGGATCTCGATGCTGCTGATCGACCTCGACTCCCCTGGCGTGACGATCCGTCCGATCGAGATGATCGACGGCGAGACGGAGGTCAACGAGGTCTTCCTCGAGGACGTGCGCGTGCCCGCCAACCAGCTCGTCGGCGAGGTGAACCGCGGTTGGGAGTACGCGCGGTTCCTGCTCGGCAACGAGCGCGTCGGCGTGGCCCAGGTCGGCCAGACGAAGCTGCGCCTCGCGCAGGCGAAACGGTACGCCCGCGAGCACGGCCGCTGGGACGACCCCGCAGTCCGCGCCCGGTTCGTCACGCTCGAGAGCGAGCTGCTGGCCGTCGAGCTGACGTCCCTGCGGGTGGCCGCGGAGTCCGCCGACGGGCGCCCCGAGCCGGCCTCGTCCGTCCTGAAGCTGCGCGGCACCGAGCTGCAGCAGCGCGTGGCCGAGCTCGTGCTCGACCTGGCCGGCGCGGACGCGCTCCTGGCCGCAGGCACCGCGCCCGGCGTCACCCGCTGGGCCCGCCGCGCCGCGGCCGCCCACCTCAACCTGCGCAAGGTGACGATCTACGGCGGGTCGAGTGAGATCCAGCGTGGCATCGTCGCGTCGGGCGTCCTCGGCCTCTGA
- a CDS encoding acetyl-CoA C-acyltransferase: MPEAVIVSTARTPIGRARKGSLSSVRADDLGAVAVRAALEAVPGLAPESVEDLVLGCAVPEGQQGFGIARTVGLLAGLPNTVPGLTVSRACASSLQAIRSAAHAVAAGEGDVFVAGGVESVSQVPAPSGYDDLNPRFTDPSREDYVADLFQSMLQTAENVARRHDVSRERMDEFAALSQARAVAAQESGFFDAEIVPVTLADGTVVTQDDGPRPGTTVESLASLPAVLGPEGRVTAGNACPLNDGAAAVVVMSEQRARELGHRPLARLVASAVSGLEPEYMGVGPIEAVRKVLDRAGMTIGDIDVVELNEAFAAQVLAVTDGLKIDITEQLNPYGGAIALGHPFGMTGARMMTTLLHGLRERDQQHGIATMCIGGGMGMAMLVERID, from the coding sequence ATGCCCGAGGCGGTCATCGTCTCCACTGCCCGCACCCCCATCGGACGCGCCCGGAAGGGATCGCTGTCCTCGGTCCGCGCCGACGACCTCGGCGCCGTCGCCGTGCGGGCCGCGCTGGAGGCCGTCCCGGGCCTCGCGCCGGAGTCCGTCGAGGACCTCGTGCTGGGCTGCGCGGTCCCGGAGGGCCAGCAGGGCTTCGGCATCGCGCGCACCGTGGGACTGCTCGCCGGGCTGCCGAACACCGTGCCCGGCCTCACCGTGAGCCGGGCGTGCGCGTCGTCGCTGCAGGCGATCCGCTCGGCCGCGCACGCCGTGGCCGCCGGCGAGGGCGACGTCTTCGTGGCGGGCGGCGTCGAGAGCGTCTCGCAGGTCCCCGCGCCGAGCGGCTACGACGACCTCAACCCCCGGTTCACCGACCCGTCCCGCGAGGACTACGTCGCCGACCTCTTCCAGTCGATGCTGCAGACGGCAGAGAACGTGGCCCGTCGGCACGACGTCTCGCGCGAGCGGATGGACGAGTTCGCCGCGCTGTCGCAGGCCCGCGCCGTGGCAGCGCAGGAGTCCGGCTTCTTCGACGCCGAGATCGTGCCCGTGACCCTGGCCGACGGCACGGTCGTCACGCAGGACGACGGGCCGCGCCCCGGCACCACGGTCGAGTCGCTCGCCTCGCTGCCCGCCGTCCTCGGCCCCGAGGGCCGGGTCACCGCCGGCAACGCGTGCCCGCTCAACGACGGCGCCGCCGCGGTGGTCGTCATGTCCGAGCAGCGCGCCCGCGAGCTGGGCCACCGGCCGCTCGCGCGCCTCGTCGCCTCCGCCGTCTCGGGCCTGGAGCCCGAGTACATGGGCGTCGGCCCGATCGAGGCCGTCCGGAAGGTCCTCGACCGCGCCGGGATGACGATCGGCGACATCGACGTCGTCGAGCTGAACGAGGCCTTCGCGGCCCAGGTGCTGGCCGTCACGGACGGGCTGAAGATCGACATCACGGAGCAGCTCAACCCCTACGGCGGGGCGATCGCGCTGGGCCACCCGTTCGGGATGACCGGCGCCCGGATGATGACGACGCTCCTGCACGGCCTGCGCGAACGCGACCAGCAGCACGGCATCGCGACGATGTGCATCGGCGGCGGCATGGGCATGGCCATGCTGGTCGAGCGGATCGACTGA
- a CDS encoding SDR family NAD(P)-dependent oxidoreductase, with product MSDADVIDAEVAADDTISFSRIGYERRRPTWDDADMQDVAGRTVVVSGGTAGVGLGASTSLAALGAHVVMLGRSADRGEAAVKEVVAATGNQRVEWVRLDLSSLESVRATAAELLERLPRIHVLINNAGGMWDEWETSVDGIEMSWATNIVGPYLLTELLLDRLAESAPARIVEMTSGGAYSQRLTLGELRGEADAFDPKATYSRTKRAQIVLTELRAAELADRGIVVHVTHPGWTDSPGLRESGAMQGFIRRFESDFRTPEQGADTAVWLSSAREPGATSGLFWHDRRPRETHRVDATRETEQDRRELVELLRRLTGLA from the coding sequence ATGAGCGATGCAGACGTGATCGACGCCGAGGTGGCGGCCGACGACACCATCAGTTTCAGCCGGATCGGCTACGAGCGGCGCCGGCCCACGTGGGACGACGCCGACATGCAGGACGTCGCGGGGCGCACCGTGGTCGTCTCCGGCGGCACCGCCGGCGTGGGCCTGGGCGCCTCGACGAGCCTCGCGGCCCTGGGCGCGCACGTCGTGATGCTGGGCCGCAGCGCCGACCGCGGCGAGGCCGCCGTGAAGGAGGTCGTGGCCGCGACCGGCAACCAGCGCGTGGAGTGGGTGCGCCTCGACCTGTCCTCCCTGGAGTCGGTGCGCGCCACCGCGGCCGAGCTGCTCGAGCGGCTGCCGCGCATCCACGTGCTGATCAACAACGCCGGGGGCATGTGGGATGAGTGGGAGACGTCGGTCGACGGTATCGAGATGAGCTGGGCGACGAACATCGTCGGTCCGTACCTGCTCACCGAGCTGCTGCTCGACCGCCTGGCTGAGTCCGCTCCCGCGCGCATCGTCGAGATGACGTCGGGCGGCGCCTACAGCCAGCGCCTCACCCTGGGCGAGCTGCGCGGCGAGGCCGACGCGTTCGACCCGAAGGCGACCTACTCGCGCACCAAGCGCGCGCAGATCGTGCTGACCGAGCTGCGGGCCGCCGAGCTGGCCGACCGCGGGATCGTCGTCCACGTGACGCACCCCGGCTGGACCGACTCGCCGGGCCTGCGTGAGTCCGGCGCCATGCAGGGCTTCATCCGGCGCTTCGAGTCGGACTTCCGCACGCCGGAGCAGGGCGCCGACACGGCCGTCTGGCTGTCCTCGGCGCGGGAGCCCGGCGCGACCTCGGGCCTGTTCTGGCACGACCGGCGCCCGCGCGAGACGCACCGCGTCGACGCCACCCGCGAGACCGAGCAGGACCGTCGCGAGCTCGTCGAGCTGCTGCGCCGTCTCACCGGACTGGCCTGA
- a CDS encoding nuclear transport factor 2 family protein, protein MNDRHPHVQLLDRIIAAAEAGDPTDLAEIYAPDGVIWHNHDGVEQTVEENARVLTGIAKRVTDRRYTDRRIQLFDGGVVQQHVLRGTNVRSGEPVELHACVVVTVNEDGRIARLDEYIDSAEAARFSG, encoded by the coding sequence ATGAACGACCGTCATCCCCACGTCCAGCTGCTCGACCGCATCATCGCGGCCGCCGAGGCCGGCGACCCGACCGACCTGGCCGAGATCTACGCCCCGGACGGCGTGATCTGGCACAACCACGACGGCGTCGAGCAGACCGTCGAGGAGAACGCCCGGGTGCTCACGGGCATCGCCAAGCGCGTCACCGACCGGCGCTACACCGATCGCCGGATCCAGCTGTTCGACGGCGGCGTCGTGCAGCAGCACGTCCTGCGCGGCACGAACGTGCGCTCGGGCGAGCCCGTCGAGCTGCACGCCTGCGTCGTCGTCACCGTCAACGAGGACGGCCGGATCGCGCGCCTCGACGAGTACATCGACTCCGCCGAGGCCGCCCGATTCAGCGGCTGA
- a CDS encoding class I adenylate-forming enzyme family protein, whose protein sequence is MAIARGLHPQAKVSAYQSKGWWTEETLDGFYLQQVAERGAHLAIVDPANRADLLGSAPRRLTWSELDDEVLAVAARLDDLGLERGDVLGVQLPNTIELAEVYLAAWLLGIVVSPLPMQYREHEIVGMANQAGFRAFVTAAAFAGRRPAEEAAALRDRVPTLERVVAFGDATELEGLPEGIDAWTPTVATSDQRARIEARRAADPNDANDCATICWTSGTESEPKGVPRAHLEWAAISTATVDAPRVTADDVLLNPFPMVNMAGINGMFLPWLRTGGVLVQHHPFDLKTFLGQIAVERATYTVAPPALLWMLLHNDDLLGQIDLSSLTRIGSGSAPLQPVMVRGWQEKLGIGVINFFGSNEGIALLSSLEDFPDPDDRAQYFPRYGAPGVTWSSEVADWVQIKLVDPVTGEEVTEPGVPGELRIGGPTIFAGYLDPETRANPFDEDGLLMTGDIFEIAGDRNQFLHYLDRAKDLVIRGGMNIAPAEMEALVGEHPAVADVAVVGDPDEQMGERVAAVVTLNPGATLTLEELVAFLREAKIASYKLPERLEIRDELPRNPVGKVLKRELRRPVTL, encoded by the coding sequence ATGGCGATCGCACGGGGCTTGCATCCGCAGGCCAAGGTCAGCGCGTACCAGTCGAAGGGATGGTGGACCGAGGAGACCCTCGACGGGTTCTACCTCCAACAGGTGGCCGAGCGCGGCGCACACCTGGCCATCGTCGACCCCGCGAACCGCGCTGACCTGCTGGGATCGGCGCCGCGCCGGCTGACGTGGAGCGAGCTCGACGACGAGGTCCTCGCGGTCGCCGCCCGCCTCGACGACCTCGGCCTGGAGCGCGGGGACGTGCTCGGCGTGCAGCTGCCGAACACCATCGAGCTGGCCGAGGTCTACCTCGCCGCGTGGCTCCTCGGCATCGTCGTCTCGCCACTTCCCATGCAGTACCGAGAGCACGAGATCGTCGGCATGGCGAACCAGGCCGGCTTCCGCGCCTTCGTCACCGCAGCCGCGTTCGCGGGCCGCCGTCCGGCCGAGGAGGCCGCCGCGCTGCGCGACCGCGTGCCGACCCTCGAGCGCGTCGTCGCGTTCGGCGACGCCACGGAGCTGGAGGGCCTGCCCGAGGGCATCGACGCCTGGACGCCCACCGTCGCCACGAGCGACCAGCGTGCCCGCATCGAGGCCCGCCGGGCCGCCGACCCGAACGACGCGAACGACTGCGCGACGATCTGCTGGACCTCGGGCACCGAGAGCGAGCCGAAGGGCGTCCCCCGGGCGCACCTCGAGTGGGCCGCCATCAGCACCGCCACCGTGGACGCCCCGCGCGTGACGGCCGACGACGTCCTGCTCAACCCGTTCCCCATGGTCAACATGGCCGGCATCAACGGCATGTTCCTGCCGTGGCTGCGCACCGGCGGCGTGCTCGTGCAGCACCACCCGTTCGACCTCAAGACGTTCCTCGGCCAGATCGCCGTCGAGCGCGCCACCTACACGGTCGCTCCCCCGGCGCTGCTGTGGATGCTGCTGCACAACGACGACCTGCTGGGCCAGATCGACCTGTCGAGCCTGACCCGCATCGGCTCGGGCTCGGCGCCGCTGCAACCCGTCATGGTGCGCGGCTGGCAGGAGAAGCTGGGCATCGGCGTCATCAACTTCTTCGGCTCGAACGAGGGCATCGCCCTGCTGTCGAGCCTCGAGGACTTCCCCGATCCCGACGACCGCGCGCAGTACTTCCCGCGCTACGGCGCGCCGGGCGTCACGTGGTCCTCCGAGGTCGCCGACTGGGTCCAGATCAAGCTCGTCGACCCCGTCACGGGCGAGGAGGTCACCGAGCCCGGCGTCCCCGGCGAGCTGCGCATCGGGGGCCCGACGATCTTCGCCGGCTACCTCGACCCCGAGACGCGGGCGAACCCGTTCGACGAGGACGGCCTGCTGATGACCGGCGACATCTTCGAGATCGCCGGCGACCGGAACCAGTTCCTGCACTACCTCGACCGGGCGAAGGACCTCGTCATCCGCGGCGGCATGAACATCGCGCCGGCCGAGATGGAGGCCCTCGTCGGCGAGCACCCCGCGGTGGCCGACGTGGCCGTGGTGGGCGACCCCGACGAGCAGATGGGCGAGCGCGTCGCCGCGGTCGTCACCCTCAACCCCGGCGCCACGCTGACGCTGGAGGAGCTCGTCGCCTTCCTGCGCGAGGCCAAGATCGCGTCCTACAAGCTGCCGGAGCGTCTCGAGATCCGTGACGAGCTGCCGCGCAACCCCGTCGGCAAGGTGCTCAAGCGCGAGCTCCGCCGTCCCGTCACCCTCTGA
- a CDS encoding SDR family oxidoreductase encodes MSRGRRTPIAGATLVVTGANRGIGLAFVQEALAAGAAKVYAGVRDVDDVTPELADTGAEPVALEVTDREQVAAAARHCADATVLINNAGLHAGDRLVQATDPDAARREMEVNYFGPLETTRAFAPVIAGNGGGAIVNVLSVAAIAPTAFMGGYSPSKAAALYLGGIARAELEPLDVGVTSLIVGSVDTRMAAHVDGQKEDPRDVARVGLKAMARGDWTCDTDRMAIESRARMALDPIRYERGLGRLLFVDQLVTKP; translated from the coding sequence ATGAGCCGCGGTCGCAGGACGCCGATCGCGGGCGCCACGCTCGTGGTGACCGGAGCCAACCGAGGCATCGGTCTGGCGTTCGTCCAGGAGGCGCTCGCCGCCGGGGCCGCCAAGGTCTACGCCGGCGTGCGCGACGTGGACGACGTGACGCCCGAGCTCGCGGACACGGGCGCCGAGCCCGTCGCGCTCGAGGTCACCGACCGCGAGCAGGTCGCCGCCGCCGCGCGCCACTGCGCCGACGCCACCGTGCTGATCAACAACGCGGGCCTCCACGCCGGCGACCGCCTCGTGCAGGCGACCGATCCCGACGCCGCGCGCCGCGAGATGGAGGTCAACTACTTCGGCCCCCTCGAGACCACCCGTGCGTTCGCGCCCGTGATCGCCGGCAACGGCGGCGGCGCGATCGTCAACGTCCTCTCGGTCGCGGCCATCGCGCCCACCGCCTTCATGGGCGGCTACTCGCCGTCGAAGGCCGCCGCGCTCTACCTCGGCGGCATCGCGCGCGCCGAGCTCGAGCCGCTCGACGTCGGCGTCACCTCGCTGATCGTCGGCTCGGTCGACACCCGGATGGCCGCGCACGTCGACGGCCAGAAGGAGGACCCGCGCGACGTCGCGCGCGTCGGCCTCAAGGCGATGGCGCGTGGCGACTGGACGTGCGACACGGACCGCATGGCGATCGAGTCGCGCGCCCGCATGGCCCTCGACCCGATCCGCTACGAGCGCGGCCTGGGCCGGCTGCTGTTCGTCGACCAGCTCGTGACGAAGCCGTGA
- a CDS encoding long-chain-fatty-acid--CoA ligase, translating into MSTRTIDLETHGDGTTFRRLEDVIRRSAAHDPQGVALVQPGRQVTFAELDASTSRFAQALLAEGVQPGDRVCHVGENSVAFFDALYGSGKAGAIPVPINFRLAPTEVLQIVEDVEPRVVVLGAGMEHHAEALAAVPGVTRVVTVEPVEGLTGLAAWAGAQSGEDPGIARDPEDTAVMFYTSGTTGRPKGIELAGRNLSSALAGPLKVVRFDADSVALAPVPFFHVTGFGLALMANLKGAAVLMINPQGPADLLDVLQRYRVSHSVMVPTVIQFLLGLPETRAGDWSALRWMMYGGAPMPEPVLREATEVFGCDFYQGYGLTESTGGVSFLGPEDHRVTPETVHRLRSVGQVRGNNEVRIIDPATGQDVPAGERGEVLIRGGNVMKGYWRRPEETAATVDADGWLHTGDGGRLDAEGYLYLGDRLKDMIVSGGENVYPAEVESVLTGHPGVAQVAVIGVPSDRWGESPMAVVVRAAGDAGEQLTAEDLIGWAREHLAHYKCPVDVAFVSELPLNASGKLLKVRLREEFARR; encoded by the coding sequence GTGAGCACGCGCACCATCGACCTGGAGACCCACGGCGACGGCACCACGTTCCGTCGCCTCGAGGACGTGATCCGCCGCAGCGCGGCCCACGACCCCCAGGGCGTCGCGCTCGTCCAGCCCGGACGGCAGGTGACGTTCGCCGAGCTGGACGCGTCGACGAGCCGGTTCGCGCAGGCCCTCCTCGCCGAGGGCGTGCAGCCGGGCGACCGCGTGTGCCACGTCGGGGAGAACAGCGTCGCGTTCTTCGACGCGCTGTACGGCAGCGGCAAGGCCGGCGCGATCCCCGTGCCGATCAACTTCCGGCTGGCGCCGACCGAGGTCCTGCAGATCGTCGAGGACGTCGAGCCGCGCGTGGTCGTCCTGGGCGCCGGGATGGAGCACCACGCCGAGGCGCTCGCCGCGGTGCCCGGCGTCACCCGCGTCGTCACCGTGGAGCCCGTCGAGGGCCTGACCGGCCTCGCCGCGTGGGCGGGTGCGCAGTCGGGCGAGGACCCGGGCATCGCCCGCGATCCCGAGGACACGGCGGTCATGTTCTACACGTCCGGCACGACGGGCCGACCGAAGGGCATCGAGCTCGCCGGACGGAACCTCAGCTCGGCGCTCGCCGGCCCCCTCAAGGTGGTCCGCTTCGACGCGGACTCGGTGGCGCTGGCGCCCGTGCCGTTCTTCCACGTGACGGGCTTCGGCCTGGCGCTGATGGCGAACCTCAAGGGCGCGGCCGTGCTCATGATCAACCCGCAGGGCCCGGCCGACCTGCTGGACGTGCTCCAGCGGTACCGCGTCAGCCACTCGGTCATGGTGCCCACGGTCATCCAGTTCCTGCTCGGCCTGCCCGAGACGCGCGCCGGCGACTGGTCGGCGCTGCGCTGGATGATGTACGGCGGCGCCCCGATGCCCGAGCCCGTCCTGCGCGAGGCCACCGAGGTCTTCGGCTGCGACTTCTACCAGGGCTACGGCCTCACGGAGTCCACCGGCGGCGTCTCGTTCCTCGGCCCCGAGGACCACCGCGTCACGCCCGAGACGGTGCACCGACTGCGGTCCGTCGGCCAGGTACGCGGCAACAACGAGGTCCGGATCATCGATCCGGCGACGGGCCAGGACGTGCCCGCCGGCGAGCGTGGTGAGGTCCTCATCCGCGGCGGCAACGTCATGAAGGGCTACTGGCGTCGCCCCGAGGAGACGGCGGCCACGGTCGACGCCGACGGCTGGCTGCACACCGGCGACGGCGGCCGCCTCGACGCGGAGGGCTACCTCTACCTCGGCGACCGGCTCAAGGACATGATCGTGTCGGGTGGGGAGAACGTGTATCCCGCCGAGGTCGAGAGCGTGCTGACGGGCCACCCGGGCGTCGCGCAGGTCGCCGTCATCGGCGTCCCGTCCGACCGGTGGGGCGAGTCGCCCATGGCCGTCGTGGTCCGCGCCGCGGGCGACGCCGGCGAGCAGCTGACCGCCGAGGACCTGATCGGCTGGGCGCGCGAGCACCTGGCCCACTACAAGTGCCCCGTGGACGTGGCCTTCGTGAGCGAGCTGCCGCTGAACGCCAGTGGCAAGCTGCTGAAGGTCCGGCTGCGTGAGGAGTTCGCCCGGCGGTGA
- a CDS encoding VOC family protein, with translation MTHPFPILRQVVIGARDLEATSRELRETFHLEPGFPDPLLEEMHLADETIPVGPQAHLELVGPLNEQASINAWLDRVGGTAGYCVSVQVPDLDPHLEAIEAAGVRLAIQAEAYGRRIVQLHPGDMGLLVELDEIPDADEWFWDHLEHPPSPDPYIDDVVAVDLATPDPQARAERWAAVFRVPVLEKDGVPIVELGSRTVRFVQDERPRMSAIDVHATPAGAGLPEEIDLGQVTLRVLKD, from the coding sequence ATGACCCACCCCTTCCCGATCCTGCGCCAGGTCGTCATCGGCGCCCGCGACCTCGAGGCGACCAGCCGCGAGCTGCGCGAGACGTTCCACCTCGAGCCCGGGTTCCCCGACCCGCTGCTGGAGGAGATGCACCTGGCCGACGAGACCATCCCGGTCGGGCCGCAGGCCCACCTCGAGCTGGTCGGCCCGCTGAACGAGCAGGCGTCCATCAACGCGTGGCTCGACCGCGTGGGCGGCACCGCGGGCTACTGCGTCTCGGTCCAGGTCCCCGACCTCGACCCGCACCTCGAGGCCATCGAGGCCGCCGGCGTCCGCCTGGCCATCCAGGCCGAGGCGTACGGGCGTCGCATCGTCCAGCTGCACCCGGGCGACATGGGCCTGCTCGTCGAGCTGGACGAGATCCCCGACGCCGACGAGTGGTTCTGGGACCACCTCGAGCACCCGCCGTCGCCCGACCCGTACATCGACGACGTCGTCGCGGTCGACCTCGCCACGCCCGACCCGCAGGCGCGGGCCGAGCGGTGGGCCGCGGTGTTCCGCGTGCCCGTGCTGGAGAAGGACGGCGTGCCGATCGTCGAGCTCGGCTCGCGGACCGTGCGCTTCGTCCAGGACGAGCGGCCGCGGATGAGCGCCATCGACGTGCACGCCACGCCCGCCGGCGCCGGCCTGCCCGAGGAGATCGACCTCGGCCAGGTCACGCTGCGCGTCCTCAAGGACTGA